ATAGCAACAAGGATGAAACGATATCCATTGGAAGCGATAGGTTTAATATCTCTAATTATAccaattccccacattgcaaaaggccaaggagcggtCACAACATTTAACGGAACcggaggtacgtgtactttgtcagcatagatctcacacttgtgacaagttctagAATAATGATGGCAATCGGTTtacatggtagaccagtagtaacctgctctcaaaatCTTCTTAGCCATCGTATGCCCACTAGAGTGAGTCCCAAAAATACCGTCGTGCATATCTTCCATAACCTTTTATGTTTCCTTCTTGTCTACACAGCGAAGCAAGTTCAAGTCGTGGTTGCGCTTGTACCAAATCTCATTACTCAGAAAGAACTTGGCAGAGAACCTCCTTAGAAATTTCCGGTCATTGATtgatgccccttcaggatatttttgagcttcgagatatcttttcacTTCATGGAACCAAGGTTTCTCTTCCACCCCATTAGTATGAATTTCATAACAGTATGCCAGCTCGTCCAGTCTATCAATTGTAATCCTAGGTGCCTCGTTGTTCCATCTAACTTTGAACATAGACAACATGATAGCTAACGCGTCTGCCAACTGGTTCTCTTCTCGTGGAATAtgctcaaaagtgatttcttcaaagtatggAATCAAAGCCAACACATGTTCTCAGTACAGAATGAGATTTggatgctttgtgtcccattctcctttaatctgactGATGACTAAGACCGAGTCCCCATATACATTCAAGAATTTGATCAGTAGGTCTATGGCAGCCTTGAGACCCACGATGCACGCTTcgtactcagccatattgttagCACAGTCAAAGCAAAGTCTAGCGGTAAACGGCGTATGGCAACCCTTGGGGGAAATAATCACAGCTCTAATACCATTACgaagtgcgttagaagctccaccaaaaaccatagtccatcgggatcccgactcaggtccttcatccggtcCAGGTTCTTTTAAATCAGTAATAAGCATAACATCCTCATCTGGGAACTTAAATTCATAGACTGATagtcatccactgcttgatgagccaaatGATCAACTagtacacttcctttgattgctttctgcatagtgtactggatgtcatattctgtcaaaatcattttccatcttgctattcgtccagagagagagGGCTTCTCAAATatgtatttgataggatccatcttagaGATCAATAAAATGGTAtgattcaacatatactgtcttagtcggcgagcagcccatgccaaagcgcaacaagttttctcaagtagtgaatatcttgtttcacaatcggtaaactttttgctaaggtagtatatagCCTGCTCTTTTCGACCAAACTCGTCATGTTGTCCCAATACACACCCTATTGAATTCTCTTGCACTGTCAAGTACATAATCAGGGGTCTTCCTTAACTTGGCGGCATCAGAATTGGAGGTTCTTAGAGATACTCCATGATCTTGTCAAAAGCTATCTGACATTCATCATTCCActtcactacttgatctttcctcagtaatTTGAAAAATGGCTTACAAGTAGTAGTCAAATATGAAATAAATCGGGCAaatataattcagacgtcccaagaaacCTCTGACTTCTTTCTCAGTTCGTGGAGCTGGCatctcttgtatggcttttacttttgtggggtcaacttcaatacctttaccaCTAACGAAGAAACCCAAAATTTTATCGGATCTAACCCCAAATGTGAATTTATTTGGATTCAATctcaacttgtacttcttcaacctctcaaacagcttgtgtaggtTATCGAGGTGTTCTTCTTCAGTCTGAGACCTAGCTATCATATCGTCAACGTATACTTCCATCTCGTGATGGATCATATAATGGAATAAAGCTACCATAGCACGTTGATATGTTGCCCTGACATTATTTAACCCAAATGGCATTACTTTATAACAAAAGATGCCCCAATGTGTGACGAACGtagtcttctccatgtcttcaggcgcCATCTTAATTTGATTATATCCTAAGAAACCATCCGTGAATGAGAATACCTTGTGCTGAGTAGTATTGTCTACCAGAACATCAACGTGCGGGAACGGAAAGTCATCTTTGGGGCTGAtcctgttcaaatctctgtagtccacgcacatacGTACCTTACCATCTTTCTTAGGTACTGGCACCACATTAGCAACCCATTGAGGATAGGAAGTAACAGCCAGAGAACCTGCATTGAACTGGTTCATAACCTCAGCCTTGCATTTCTCAGACACCTCAGGGCGCATACGACGAACTTTTTACTTTATCGAAGGACAACCTTCTTTCATTGGTAAACGGTGAACCACAATGTCAGTATCGAGGCCTGACATATCctcataagaccaagcgaagatctCAGCATAATCATGTAACATTTGACTCAGTTTTTTCTTGACACTGCCTTCTAATCCAGcacctatcttgatttctttcttatcCTCATTGGTACCCAAATTCAAGACTTCGACTGGTTCTTCGTGCGGTTGTATGGTCTTTTCTTCTTGCTGTAATAGTCTGGCGAGTTCTCCAGGCACTTCACAAttttcctcaccttcatcctcggcttggtagatcagATTTTTGAAGTCATAATAGGCAATAGTAGAATTGTTATCAATGGGATCCAAAATGGATGTGGATTTGCAATTTATTTAGTGGATGGGTGTAAGGACACATAGCTATTTAAAAGCAAAGAAAGtgaaagaaatataaagagcgcaAAATTTGAATGCAATACGTCCaatcatttattcaataaaaatatgcTATGAAATGACAACCCTAACAAATGTACCATTGTGCCCCAGGCAAGGCACAAAGCTTAAAAGTTTTATTGTTCAAATTACAAAACCAAaactttgaaaataataaaaacataaaatagcaTTTACTCCTGTTTAAAAGAGATAGGGATAATGTCTTCAGCGTTCAAATTATTGAGCCCACTGCCAACGATAGAAAATATCCAACTGTCTAGGTCGCAGTCGCTATCAATATCTTCTACAGCGTTGACCTGGTCTTCGTGAACTTCTTTGTTGGTGATACGAATAGCACGAGTACGAAGAAAACAACTCTTTGAGCCTCTGAAGTGAAACTCAAAtcaaacttcccagaaggtcacccatcccaatattgCTCTCGCCGTATTCAACCACTGCCCTAGTGTCTTTCAAAGAGTCCATAGTAGGAGGTACTCTAGTAACCTTGGGAACATAAGGAACTGGTTCAACAATATAAACTGTCTGAGGAACCACTTCAAATGTCTGACAGGGAGTCTCAAAGAATTCGCCATCCATCTCCACATACTTGAAATTGTTCAAATGACTAACCATGTACTCTTCTTCACCACATATGGTGACGATCTCGCCTTTCGCGGGATACTTCAATGGCGCCCAAGAAAATAGGAATAGGCAGGGTGAATGTCCATTACGTAAAACTATAATTAAAGACTTCAGAACCCACTTTGATTGGGAGATTTACCTCTCCATGCACCATTCTTTTCGAACCATCGAATGCTCTCACCACCACGTCACTACGCTTCAACACAATCCCTTCGTAATCGAGTTTGTCAAGAACAACCTTCAGTAACACATACAAAGAAGAACCATTGTCAACCAATGCATCAGATAAGGTAGTTCCCCTACACTCAATAGAGATGTGCAAACCCTTATTGTGGTTCCTTCCTGTGGGAGTCAGGTCAGTGTCAGAAAAGCCTGGGCCATTATCAATTATCAGGctagcaacacaattttcaaactgGTTAACCGAGATTTCTTGCGGCACGTGTGCAGATTTCAAAAACTTCATCAAAGCTTTAGCATGGGCCTCGGAGCACATCAATAGAGATAGCATAGAGATCTTGGAGGAGGTGTGCCCCAAccgttcgacaatattgtaatcactcttgcggataaTTTTCAACATTCTTTCCATTTCTTTCTTGGAAGAATCTTCGATAGTAGTTTCAACCGGCGCCTTCGTCTGGACATGCTCAATCACTGGTTCTCTGTCTCGAGTTTCAGTAGATGGCTCGGAAGTAGAGATACGAACAAGAGTAGTAACAGTCTTCGGAGAGATTTCTGGGAATAAAATCCTTCCACTTCGAGTAACCTTACTAGTCCCAACGATACTGTCGACGTCGGGATTAGTAACTTTAGTAGTTTTGTCAGTCAAACGCTCTGGCTTTACACCATAAATGTAAACATCAacaccataattccaagggatgGCCTTGTTAGAGGAATATGGAATCGGGAGGGGCCTAGTAATAATCAGGGGAGCCACTATAGGCTCAGCACTAATCATCACAGGACCTTTAGAGGTGATCCTCACAGGAGTTTTGGAATTAGTGATCACAGATACTTCCTCAACTAAGCTTTCCACAGCAGGAGTCTTCTCAAACAATATGGTACGATTTTCCATCAGGTGGTGAATGCCTTCTTTCAGCTTCCAACAACCATTGGATTGAGATTCACAGAAATAACAATTCTCAATGCAACCCGGAAATAAACCGCCTTGCAACAACTTCTTCTTAACAATTGGAAGAGGAGTAGTTAAATCACTCATGGTAAAAACATAAGAACTATCATCCACATCATTAACAatcttgtcatgattaggcataggagcggtaatcacattaggagtctcaggaggttCAAACTCAATCTCCCTAGCATcaatcatatcttgaatcttgttcttcaatgtccAACAATTATTTGTATCATGTcaaagactgttggaatggtatgcacaccTCACGTTGGGATTGTAGTTAGGAGAGGAAGTATTAGGATTCCTAGGAGGGTATCTCAAAGTAGCTATGAAGGATTTTAGCTATGAAGACAAGTAGTACCAACATGCTGATGAGAAGTACAAGCTTCTATAAGAGCGTCTGAAGGGTATGGAAATTTAGAAAGTGCCTGGTCTGAATTTTGAGGAATTGGGTTTAATTTCAGGGGTTGTCATCCCTCctaaattcaaaattccaattttttataattacaaCGGTGTTTCGTGTCCTAagttgcacttgaggtcttacgtgcggaagattcagcctcacactattGACAAAAAATTATGGattcatttctttcaagagagtcTATCTGGAACGCAGTTGGATTGGTTCTATTAGCTAGAAGGGACCAatattcatacctgggaagatttggttgccgctttctataagcaatacctgTACATTGCTGACCTCGCGCCAACCCGTATGTAGTTGCAGAATATGTCCATGGGTTctaatgaaagcttcaaagagtacgcccagaaatggagagatctgaCATGCATAGTTCAACCTCCTTTAGCTAACAGAgagttggttgatatgttcatgagcACACTAACCggtcctttctatagccatttacttggaagctcgTCATCCGGTTTCACCGAGCTGATATTGACAGGAGAGCGTGTTGAAAGTGGAATTCAAAGTGGTAAAATACAAGCGGCTACATCTTAAGGTACTACCAAGAGGTCGCATAATGGGAAGAATGAATCTAATCCTGTGTACGGCCAGAAGAGTTGTAACAATAATGGCCGCGACCATTTTGTTGGAGCAGTTCTAATCTCTGCAccagtaccacaacaacaacagaaTAATCAGCGTAACCAGAATGCAACCCCCATAATTGATTACTTTGAGAGACCCTCCTAGGAATCCTAATACTTTCTCTCCTAGCTACAATCCCAATGCGAggtgtgcataccattccaacagtcctgaaCATGATACAAATAATTGTTggacattgaagaacaagattcaagatatgattgATGCTAGGGAGATTGAGTTTGACCCTCCTGAGACTCCCAATGTGATTACCGCTCCTATTCCTAATCATGATAAGATTGTTAA
The Vicia villosa cultivar HV-30 ecotype Madison, WI linkage group LG6, Vvil1.0, whole genome shotgun sequence genome window above contains:
- the LOC131614049 gene encoding uncharacterized protein LOC131614049, whose product is MPNHDKIVNDVDDSSYVFTMSDLTTPLPIVKKKLLQGGLFPGCIENCYFCESQSNGCWKLKEGIHHLMENRTILFEKTPAVESLVEEVSVITNSKTPVRITSKGPVMISAEPIVAPLIITRPLPIPYSSNKAIPWNYGVDVYIYGVKPERLTDKTTKVTNPDVDSIVGTSKVTRSGRILFPEISPKTVTTLVRISTSEPSTETRDREPVIEHVQTKAPVETTIEDSSKKEMERMLKIIRKSDYNIVERLGHTSSKISMLSLLMCSEAHAKALMKFLKSAHVPQEISVNQFENCVASLIIDNGPGFSDTDLTPTGRNHNKGLHISIECRGTTLSDALVDNGSSLYVLLKVVLDKLDYEGIVLKRSDVVVRAFDGSKRMVHGEYPAKGEIVTICGEEEYMVSHLNNFKYVEMDGEFFETPCQTFEVVPQTVYIVEPVPYVPKVTRVPPTMDSLKDTRAVVEYGESNIGMGDLLGTEDEGEENCEVPGELARLLQQEEKTIQPHEEPVEVLNLGTNEDKKEIKIGAGLEGSVKKKLSQMLHDYAEIFAWSYEDMSGLDTDIVVHRLPMKEGCPSIK